Proteins from a genomic interval of Gossypium hirsutum isolate 1008001.06 chromosome A09, Gossypium_hirsutum_v2.1, whole genome shotgun sequence:
- the LOC107889716 gene encoding type I inositol polyphosphate 5-phosphatase 8 isoform X2: MRTDMRKNSKSSWPKVIARKWLNIPSGAEEFQSDYAVNGETGDRRKSCCDQDYHSIVPGNFSGWLTETAGGIKPSKSMPEPPPVTDSLNPRMFVGTWNVGGKSPHEGLNIRDWLSSPAPADIYVLGFQEIVPLNAGNVLGAEDNGPAAKWLSLIREALNSDQSDKELARCYSGATEESSPSSLQLEQQASLKPRTSFTDLLSMEDELGEEDFERLLNLNTNSSEEGSPSPTYMSGSPARQRFCLAASKQMVGLFLCVWVRTDLYKHISNLKVSCVGCGIMGYLGNKGSVSISMTLHQKTFCFVCTHLTSGEKEGDEIRRNSDVAEILKRTKFSRSFRDFRQPFHPENILDHDKVIWLGDLNYRLAPGCVDTHELLKKNNWQVLLEKDQLRIEQRAGRVFSGWEEGRIYFAPTYKYLADSDDYVVQTSNSKEKRRIPAWCDRILWKGEGLKQVWYSRGECRFSDHRPVYSLFSVHINLVNKLIPTAISCPPRFSSKSALSSACGAKVQAEELLVIPGHKAT, encoded by the exons ATGAGAACAGATATGAGAAAAAACTCCAAG TCTTCGTGGCCTAAAGTAATCGCTCGAAAATGGCTGAATATACCGAGTGGAGCTGAGGAGTTTCAGTCCGATTACGCCGTAAACG GCGAAACTGGTGACAGAAGAAAGAGTTGCTGCGACCAGGATTATCACTCGATCGTACCGGGAAATTTCTCAG GCTGGCTGACGGAAACTGCCGGAGGGATTAAACCGTCGAAAAGTATGCCGGAGCCACCACCTGTCACCGATTCACTCAACCCCAG GATGTTCGTAGGGACATGGAATGTAGGAGGAAAGTCGCCCCACGAGGGTTTGAACATAAGAGATTGGTTAAGCTCGCCTGCCCCTGCTGATATTTACGTTCTTGG GTTCCAGGAAATTGTTCCTCTAAATGCTGGCAATGTGCTTGGAGCTGAGGACAACGGACCAGCTGCCAAATGGCTTTCCCTTATTCGTGAAGCTTTGAATTCCGACCAAAGTGACAAAGAACTTGCTCGATGTTATAGCGGTGCCACTGAAGAAAGCAGTCCGTCCTCACTGCAGCTTGAGCAGCAAGCAAGCCTGAAGCCTAGGACCAGCTTTACTGATTTACTCTCAATGGAAGATGAACTTGGCGAAGAGGATTTCGAAAGATTGCTAAACTTAAATACAAATTCGAGCGAGGAAGGCTCTCCTAGTCCCACCTACATGTCCGGCAGTCCAGCCCGGCAACGCTTCTGCTTAGCTGCTAGCAAGCAAATGGTTGGGCTTTTCTTGTGTGTGTGGGTTCGAACCGATCTTTACAAGCATATTAGCAATCTGAAAGTCTCATGTGTTGGCTGTGGTATCATGGGGTATCTTGGAAACAAG GGTTCAGTATCCATTAGCATGACATTGCACCAAAAAACGTTCTGCTTTGTTTGTACGCACTTGACGTCCGGGGAGAAAGAAGGGGATGAGATCCGAAGAAATTCCGATGTAGCAGAAATATTAAAGAGGACAAAGTTTTCTCGTTCATTTAGAGATTTCAGGCAGCCATTTCATCCAGAGAACATTTTAGACCATGA TAAGGTTATTTGGTTAGGGGATTTGAACTACCGGCTTGCTCCGGGTTGTGTCGATACGCATGAATTACTGAAGAAGAACAACTGGCAGGTGCTTCTAGAGAAGGATCAG CTAAGGATCGAACAAAGGGCGGGGCGGGTGTTTTCTGGATGGGAAGAAGGCAGGATATACTTTGCTCCAACTTACAAATATCTCGCCGACTCAGATGATTATGTTGTCCAAACATCTAACTCGAAAGAAAAACGACGAATCCCCGCCTG GTGCGATAGGATCCTATGGAAAGGTGAAGGACTTAAGCAAGTATGGTACTCAAGGGGAGAGTGTAGATTCTCGGATCATAGACCAGTTTATTCCCTCTTTTCAGTCCATATCAATTTAGTCAACAAGTTAATACCCACTGCTATATCATGCCCGCCAAGGTTTTCATCCAAATCTGCCTTGTCCTCAGCTTGTGGGGCAAAGGTCCAAGCTGAGGAACTGTTGGTAATTCCTGGCCACAAAGCTacataa
- the LOC107889716 gene encoding type I inositol polyphosphate 5-phosphatase 8 isoform X1 encodes MRTDMRKNSKSSWPKVIARKWLNIPSGAEEFQSDYAVNGETGDRRKSCCDQDYHSIVPGNFSEGWLTETAGGIKPSKSMPEPPPVTDSLNPRMFVGTWNVGGKSPHEGLNIRDWLSSPAPADIYVLGFQEIVPLNAGNVLGAEDNGPAAKWLSLIREALNSDQSDKELARCYSGATEESSPSSLQLEQQASLKPRTSFTDLLSMEDELGEEDFERLLNLNTNSSEEGSPSPTYMSGSPARQRFCLAASKQMVGLFLCVWVRTDLYKHISNLKVSCVGCGIMGYLGNKGSVSISMTLHQKTFCFVCTHLTSGEKEGDEIRRNSDVAEILKRTKFSRSFRDFRQPFHPENILDHDKVIWLGDLNYRLAPGCVDTHELLKKNNWQVLLEKDQLRIEQRAGRVFSGWEEGRIYFAPTYKYLADSDDYVVQTSNSKEKRRIPAWCDRILWKGEGLKQVWYSRGECRFSDHRPVYSLFSVHINLVNKLIPTAISCPPRFSSKSALSSACGAKVQAEELLVIPGHKAT; translated from the exons ATGAGAACAGATATGAGAAAAAACTCCAAG TCTTCGTGGCCTAAAGTAATCGCTCGAAAATGGCTGAATATACCGAGTGGAGCTGAGGAGTTTCAGTCCGATTACGCCGTAAACG GCGAAACTGGTGACAGAAGAAAGAGTTGCTGCGACCAGGATTATCACTCGATCGTACCGGGAAATTTCTCAG AAGGCTGGCTGACGGAAACTGCCGGAGGGATTAAACCGTCGAAAAGTATGCCGGAGCCACCACCTGTCACCGATTCACTCAACCCCAG GATGTTCGTAGGGACATGGAATGTAGGAGGAAAGTCGCCCCACGAGGGTTTGAACATAAGAGATTGGTTAAGCTCGCCTGCCCCTGCTGATATTTACGTTCTTGG GTTCCAGGAAATTGTTCCTCTAAATGCTGGCAATGTGCTTGGAGCTGAGGACAACGGACCAGCTGCCAAATGGCTTTCCCTTATTCGTGAAGCTTTGAATTCCGACCAAAGTGACAAAGAACTTGCTCGATGTTATAGCGGTGCCACTGAAGAAAGCAGTCCGTCCTCACTGCAGCTTGAGCAGCAAGCAAGCCTGAAGCCTAGGACCAGCTTTACTGATTTACTCTCAATGGAAGATGAACTTGGCGAAGAGGATTTCGAAAGATTGCTAAACTTAAATACAAATTCGAGCGAGGAAGGCTCTCCTAGTCCCACCTACATGTCCGGCAGTCCAGCCCGGCAACGCTTCTGCTTAGCTGCTAGCAAGCAAATGGTTGGGCTTTTCTTGTGTGTGTGGGTTCGAACCGATCTTTACAAGCATATTAGCAATCTGAAAGTCTCATGTGTTGGCTGTGGTATCATGGGGTATCTTGGAAACAAG GGTTCAGTATCCATTAGCATGACATTGCACCAAAAAACGTTCTGCTTTGTTTGTACGCACTTGACGTCCGGGGAGAAAGAAGGGGATGAGATCCGAAGAAATTCCGATGTAGCAGAAATATTAAAGAGGACAAAGTTTTCTCGTTCATTTAGAGATTTCAGGCAGCCATTTCATCCAGAGAACATTTTAGACCATGA TAAGGTTATTTGGTTAGGGGATTTGAACTACCGGCTTGCTCCGGGTTGTGTCGATACGCATGAATTACTGAAGAAGAACAACTGGCAGGTGCTTCTAGAGAAGGATCAG CTAAGGATCGAACAAAGGGCGGGGCGGGTGTTTTCTGGATGGGAAGAAGGCAGGATATACTTTGCTCCAACTTACAAATATCTCGCCGACTCAGATGATTATGTTGTCCAAACATCTAACTCGAAAGAAAAACGACGAATCCCCGCCTG GTGCGATAGGATCCTATGGAAAGGTGAAGGACTTAAGCAAGTATGGTACTCAAGGGGAGAGTGTAGATTCTCGGATCATAGACCAGTTTATTCCCTCTTTTCAGTCCATATCAATTTAGTCAACAAGTTAATACCCACTGCTATATCATGCCCGCCAAGGTTTTCATCCAAATCTGCCTTGTCCTCAGCTTGTGGGGCAAAGGTCCAAGCTGAGGAACTGTTGGTAATTCCTGGCCACAAAGCTacataa